The proteins below are encoded in one region of Myxococcales bacterium:
- a CDS encoding outer membrane beta-barrel domain-containing protein, with product MSFDINEVEEEAPKAKTKAKAKTEVSADEEASVSAEGELDVIGELAAEDSSVDSEREKGKKKKEADEEIYAVQQIYALRLNRFELSPSLAFTVNDPYVSHPALALAFNYWWTNVLAIGASFMWYQGLENESDLNFHVRRSTRLGVPITEYQLGAHLNFTYVPLYGKFAMFNNHIFQWDAYVVGGLGFLRTRPVPVVDPEFRNFDFNFRLAFNVGIGLRVFLTRYLAVFSELRDYAYLEKFENLEVPLSSEARRDPGTWLADGSTLTNNVSVHLGITLFFPFSFDYRLPK from the coding sequence ATGTCATTCGACATTAATGAGGTCGAAGAAGAAGCGCCTAAGGCGAAAACTAAGGCCAAGGCTAAGACGGAAGTTTCCGCGGACGAGGAAGCCAGCGTAAGCGCCGAGGGTGAACTAGACGTCATCGGGGAGCTTGCAGCAGAAGACTCATCCGTCGATTCTGAGCGTGAAAAAGGCAAAAAAAAGAAAGAAGCCGACGAGGAAATTTACGCCGTTCAACAGATCTATGCTTTGCGTCTCAACCGGTTTGAGCTTTCTCCATCGCTAGCGTTTACCGTCAATGACCCCTACGTTAGCCATCCCGCCCTTGCTTTGGCCTTCAACTACTGGTGGACCAACGTGCTTGCGATAGGTGCAAGCTTCATGTGGTACCAAGGCCTTGAAAACGAGTCCGATCTAAACTTCCACGTGAGACGCTCAACACGTTTGGGCGTGCCAATCACTGAATATCAGCTGGGAGCCCATCTCAACTTTACCTATGTACCGCTGTACGGAAAGTTTGCGATGTTCAATAATCACATTTTCCAGTGGGACGCTTATGTCGTCGGCGGGTTGGGCTTTTTGCGAACGCGGCCCGTTCCGGTGGTCGATCCGGAGTTTCGAAACTTTGATTTCAACTTTCGTCTAGCCTTCAACGTCGGTATTGGCCTTCGAGTCTTTTTGACGCGCTATCTTGCAGTATTTAGTGAACTACGTGACTATGCTTATCTTGAAAAATTTGAGAACTTAGAGGTTCCGCTAAGCTCTGAGGCCCGCCGAGATCCTGGGACGTGGTTGGCTGATGGCTCGACATTGACAAACAATGTCTCTGTTCATTTAGGTATTACTTTATTTTTCCCATTTTCTTTTGACTATCGCTTACCCAAATAA
- the ftsY gene encoding signal recognition particle-docking protein FtsY: protein MAKLFDQKSRFDEESFSSLETALIGADVGVATAEKLISKLKEKLENSSENDTKTRKPLEYLKHAAIELFESSRHSPRPGTSPSQPEVWLIVGVNGVGKTTTVAKIANDLKQKGKTVVLGAADTFRAAAVGQLKAWAERTNCTVISGSEQSDPGSVAFDTVKHAKTTPTDIAIIDTAGRLHTKANLMEELRKIAKSAEKAAGHPLAEILLVVDATNGQNALQQARLFSDILPITGVVLSKLDGTAKGGITLAIADQLKLPIRYIGIGEGLNDFQAFEASTFVDALFESNDTPNTSELNKLNLSESA from the coding sequence ATCGCTAAGCTCTTTGATCAGAAATCCCGATTCGATGAAGAAAGTTTCTCCTCGTTGGAGACGGCGCTAATTGGAGCAGACGTCGGCGTCGCAACCGCCGAAAAACTCATTTCGAAACTGAAGGAAAAGCTCGAGAACAGCAGCGAAAACGACACTAAGACCAGAAAACCTTTGGAGTATTTGAAACATGCTGCCATTGAGCTTTTTGAGTCGTCCCGTCACTCGCCGCGGCCGGGGACATCACCTTCGCAACCCGAAGTATGGTTGATTGTTGGGGTAAACGGCGTCGGAAAAACGACTACCGTGGCTAAGATTGCAAATGATCTTAAGCAAAAGGGAAAAACGGTTGTTCTCGGGGCGGCCGATACCTTTCGCGCAGCAGCCGTTGGTCAATTAAAAGCCTGGGCAGAACGCACAAACTGCACGGTGATCTCTGGAAGCGAGCAATCCGACCCTGGTTCAGTTGCATTTGATACAGTGAAACACGCGAAAACGACGCCAACCGACATCGCCATCATTGATACCGCTGGACGGCTTCATACCAAAGCAAATCTAATGGAAGAACTAAGAAAGATCGCCAAGTCCGCGGAAAAAGCCGCAGGGCACCCCCTCGCGGAGATCTTGCTTGTCGTGGATGCCACCAACGGGCAAAACGCTTTACAACAGGCGCGTTTGTTCAGTGACATACTTCCCATAACCGGGGTTGTACTAAGCAAGCTTGATGGCACCGCGAAAGGCGGGATTACCTTAGCAATTGCCGATCAACTGAAGCTTCCCATACGTTACATAGGCATCGGCGAAGGTCTCAACGACTTTCAAGCGTTTGAAGCATCAACTTTTGTGGACGCCTTGTTTGAAAGCAACGATACTCCAAACACTAGTGAGCTGAATAAGTTGAATTTGAGTGAGTCAGCATGA